A region from the Gemmatimonadota bacterium genome encodes:
- a CDS encoding vanadium-dependent haloperoxidase, translating into MNTKPMAAAAVLLVLAACTDPPTTVRAVVPGDATVAYSAVKFWDVGATVSWNERATALAAARGVDVNRMYAYLSYAQFRASEAAEATPGAYPPVTAAIAGASVAVLNAFFPLDVAANEEALDVQERSAPWPGGQPPDFSVGEAIGRAIGARVLTFAQGDGIGLTDPLLPPVGPPPVGPGRWIYTGGPIARGGLGARPFFMSSGSQLRPPPPPAFGGPEYSAALAELRAIANTRTAAQIELANHWNVNQSPRSNATIMRVARDLIVAHHREDAEAARIMFLMNAAAFDAVIGCFEAKYTYWYIRPPQADPGLVTVFPAPPHPSYPAAHSCVSGAANGVLTAFFPSERRRLDNLAAQSGLSRLYAGIHFRFDTDAGLALGRSAAALALAADLDLVAPLP; encoded by the coding sequence ATGAACACCAAACCCATGGCAGCCGCTGCGGTGCTGCTCGTCCTCGCGGCCTGCACCGATCCACCAACGACAGTACGTGCCGTCGTCCCAGGAGACGCGACCGTGGCGTACAGCGCGGTCAAGTTCTGGGATGTCGGTGCAACAGTAAGCTGGAACGAGAGGGCCACGGCGCTCGCTGCCGCACGCGGCGTGGATGTCAATCGGATGTACGCGTACCTGTCGTACGCACAGTTCCGGGCGTCCGAAGCCGCGGAGGCCACGCCCGGGGCATATCCTCCGGTCACCGCGGCCATCGCGGGCGCTTCGGTGGCGGTGCTCAATGCGTTCTTCCCACTCGACGTCGCGGCGAACGAAGAAGCCCTTGACGTGCAGGAACGCTCTGCACCGTGGCCGGGGGGCCAACCCCCGGATTTCAGCGTGGGCGAGGCCATCGGGCGCGCGATCGGTGCACGGGTGTTGACCTTTGCTCAAGGCGACGGCATCGGTCTCACGGACCCGCTGCTCCCACCAGTTGGGCCGCCGCCGGTCGGACCGGGCCGATGGATCTACACCGGCGGGCCAATCGCACGCGGTGGGCTTGGCGCTCGTCCCTTCTTCATGTCGTCGGGCAGCCAGCTACGGCCTCCTCCGCCCCCGGCGTTCGGCGGTCCGGAGTACTCGGCGGCGCTGGCCGAACTGCGCGCGATCGCGAATACACGCACCGCGGCACAAATCGAGCTGGCCAACCACTGGAACGTGAACCAGTCGCCGCGGTCCAACGCCACCATCATGCGCGTCGCGCGCGACCTGATCGTCGCGCACCACCGGGAGGACGCAGAGGCCGCGCGGATCATGTTCCTGATGAACGCGGCAGCGTTTGATGCCGTCATTGGGTGCTTCGAGGCCAAGTACACCTACTGGTACATCCGCCCACCACAGGCCGACCCGGGGCTTGTGACGGTGTTTCCCGCACCACCGCACCCCTCGTACCCGGCAGCGCACTCGTGCGTCTCGGGCGCGGCGAACGGCGTGCTCACGGCCTTCTTCCCCAGCGAGCGGAGACGCCTGGACAACCTCGCCGCGCAGTCGGGCCTTTCGCGACTCTACGCGGGCATCCACTTCCGCTTCGATACAGACGCGGGACTTGCGCTGGGCCGAAGCGCGGCGGCGCTTGCCCTCGCCGCAGACCTGGACCTGGTCGCTCCGTTGCCCTAG
- a CDS encoding carboxypeptidase regulatory-like domain-containing protein: protein MRRIALLGILSLATRAGGQTLSAIEGMVRDPTGRAVAGATIVLVTADGDTVRRVATRSDGEFLVLGLESRRYTLRVRALGLTPIDDSLDVAVGQRLRLDYRMSRATTLAAIEVRQSRLSTQEINRRSVSSVITAGLAEELPFARPSPLALPGILPGVRSYAPVRGRSFPTAGAGPPFRLVSLYLDGISLKNMTGGNLVGIPQTGAPFPQGAISEMRFSLSAYGAEQGHGSSWGINAVTHRGDDTWRRTVFARVQPVGVTAKTFLERQQGRPAAPARQAILGGSARGPIGSRLYYAGTVELSRLGDYASVNPSDAWASYRGSFETPGFNATALQRLTWVAGRAHEVDALWLHRTYDAKSGIGEKVAYDAGVSQRFNINVAQLRSRRSGEHSESEWSAQLVSWVQKESPLVPGAQRVYPGITRGESRWPFDLTEVQARLVHRGALAVGTRRRHLLRYGAEVGRFLADEFRPINRDGALRFDTDTSMLPSSAVVSLGFLDPSGTGEARVRYRGTTIGAWVTDEWRPTSRLLLTAGVRYDADLNLLNNDFVSPWVNDSVLTRASVLRGFLADGRRQDDLDNLAPRVSLSYDLQGRARTFVRAGFGLTFDRAFTSLVAQEARSARWRTYTFQSPGTSDIEELRRRVAAGLAQENVSPTMVKATLQAPEARSVSVGIGHRLTPDWALNIDVVHQSLRHLATQRNANPRDTTRRRVLSPLFGDIVLWDDNAQARYDALLAHLTYERPQAQLQVAYTLARARTDVPGTGAQAFPLASRFAMEPTVQDERHRVVVSGFARLGWGLTLSTITTLASPRPYTAIDGRDRNRNNIPFDDFAFSQRTTRPGNAWRNWYRNVDLRAARSVAFGGARVSLSVDVTNAFNAANISAYGGQWFENSVLRPIPSFGMPTEAFAARSVQFGVKSVF from the coding sequence ATGCGGCGCATCGCCCTGCTTGGAATACTCAGCCTCGCAACTCGTGCGGGCGGTCAGACCCTCTCGGCGATCGAAGGGATGGTGCGCGACCCCACGGGGCGCGCGGTGGCAGGTGCGACGATCGTGCTCGTCACGGCGGACGGCGACACCGTCCGCCGCGTGGCGACACGTTCGGATGGGGAATTCCTCGTGCTCGGCCTCGAGTCCCGGCGATATACGCTCAGGGTGCGTGCCCTCGGGCTGACACCGATCGACGACTCGCTCGACGTGGCGGTGGGACAGCGCCTGCGACTCGACTACCGCATGTCGCGGGCGACCACCCTCGCAGCCATCGAGGTGCGCCAGTCGCGCCTGTCCACCCAGGAGATCAATCGGCGATCGGTGTCGTCCGTCATCACGGCAGGCCTCGCCGAGGAACTGCCGTTCGCGAGGCCGAGTCCACTGGCGCTGCCGGGGATCCTCCCCGGTGTGCGCTCCTACGCGCCCGTGCGTGGTCGTTCGTTCCCGACGGCGGGCGCTGGCCCGCCGTTCCGGCTCGTGTCCTTGTACCTCGACGGCATCAGCCTGAAGAACATGACCGGCGGGAACCTCGTCGGCATACCGCAAACGGGAGCGCCCTTCCCGCAGGGCGCAATCTCCGAGATGCGCTTCTCGCTGAGTGCGTATGGCGCGGAACAGGGGCATGGGTCGTCGTGGGGCATCAACGCGGTCACGCACCGCGGAGACGACACCTGGCGGCGTACCGTGTTCGCGCGGGTGCAGCCCGTCGGCGTGACCGCAAAGACGTTCCTGGAACGCCAGCAGGGCCGCCCGGCCGCCCCGGCGCGTCAGGCCATCCTGGGCGGATCGGCGCGCGGTCCGATCGGAAGCAGACTCTACTATGCTGGCACGGTCGAGCTGAGTCGCCTTGGCGACTACGCGTCCGTCAATCCCTCCGACGCCTGGGCGTCTTATCGAGGGAGCTTCGAGACGCCGGGGTTCAATGCGACTGCGCTGCAGCGCCTGACCTGGGTCGCCGGCCGTGCGCACGAAGTGGATGCGCTCTGGCTGCATCGGACGTATGACGCGAAGTCCGGCATAGGGGAAAAGGTCGCCTACGACGCAGGCGTTTCCCAGCGATTCAATATCAACGTGGCGCAGTTGCGGTCGAGGCGGTCGGGCGAGCACAGCGAAAGCGAGTGGTCCGCCCAGCTCGTGTCGTGGGTTCAGAAGGAGAGTCCACTCGTGCCCGGGGCGCAGCGCGTCTACCCTGGCATCACCCGGGGGGAGTCGCGATGGCCGTTCGACCTCACAGAGGTTCAGGCCCGCCTGGTGCATCGCGGCGCGCTCGCGGTCGGGACCCGGCGTCGCCATCTGCTGCGATACGGCGCGGAGGTCGGGCGATTTCTGGCTGACGAGTTCCGGCCGATCAATCGCGACGGGGCGCTCCGGTTCGACACGGACACCTCGATGCTTCCCTCCAGCGCGGTGGTCTCCCTCGGCTTCCTCGATCCGTCCGGCACGGGTGAGGCTCGTGTGCGCTACCGCGGCACCACGATTGGCGCGTGGGTGACTGACGAATGGCGACCCACGAGCCGTCTCCTGCTGACCGCCGGCGTGCGCTACGACGCCGACCTGAACCTCCTCAACAACGACTTCGTGTCGCCGTGGGTGAACGACTCGGTGCTCACGCGCGCGAGTGTGCTTCGCGGGTTTCTCGCTGACGGACGGCGCCAGGATGACCTCGACAACCTCGCGCCGCGCGTGTCATTGTCGTACGACCTGCAAGGCCGCGCGCGGACGTTCGTGCGCGCGGGTTTTGGGCTGACGTTCGACCGGGCGTTTACTTCACTGGTTGCCCAGGAGGCGCGCAGCGCGCGCTGGCGCACCTACACCTTCCAGAGCCCTGGCACGAGCGACATTGAAGAACTCCGGCGTCGTGTGGCCGCGGGGTTGGCACAAGAGAACGTTTCGCCCACGATGGTGAAGGCCACGCTGCAAGCTCCCGAAGCACGGTCCGTTTCGGTGGGCATCGGCCATCGCCTCACCCCTGACTGGGCGCTCAATATCGATGTCGTGCACCAGTCCCTCCGGCACCTCGCGACGCAAAGGAACGCGAATCCCCGAGACACCACCCGGAGGCGAGTCCTGAGCCCGCTGTTCGGTGACATCGTCCTCTGGGACGACAACGCCCAAGCCCGGTACGACGCGCTGCTCGCGCACCTGACGTACGAGCGACCACAGGCTCAGCTGCAAGTCGCCTACACTCTGGCTCGAGCCCGCACGGACGTCCCGGGTACCGGAGCTCAGGCCTTCCCGCTCGCGAGCCGCTTCGCCATGGAGCCAACCGTTCAGGACGAGCGTCACCGCGTGGTCGTGTCGGGTTTCGCGCGCCTGGGCTGGGGCCTGACGCTGTCCACGATCACGACACTCGCGTCGCCGCGGCCCTACACGGCGATCGACGGTCGTGACCGGAACCGGAACAACATTCCCTTCGACGATTTCGCCTTCAGCCAGCGCACCACGCGCCCTGGGAACGCGTGGCGCAACTGGTATCGCAACGTGGACCTGCGTGCGGCGCGCTCAGTGGCCTTCGGCGGCGCGAGGGTGTCCCTCAGCGTTGATGTCACTAACGCTTTCAATGCGGCCAACATCAGTGCGTACGGAGGGCAGTGGTTCGAGAACAGCGTGCTCCGCCCGATCCCCTCATTCGGGATGCCGACCGAGGCGTTCGCCGCGCGTTCGGTGCAGTTCGGGGTGAAAAGCGTATTCTGA
- a CDS encoding protein kinase, translated as MSRDDSFLPPQWESIAPQLDRLLEADPGGRAQLLAEITGEDAERRRVLEQLLAECERDMPLLDGLASDRLADLARAGDSLDVEPPTMLGGRYRIGDELGQGGMARVFRAEDIRHGRSVAVKVIRPELSASLGRGRFLREIEMVARLRHPNIMPLFDSGEDDGVLYYVMPLEAGASLKARLAHGAPLSLTERLSILRDVARAIAHAHAEGVVHRDIKPANVMLSGGAAVVADFGIGKAITVARDAGADAHVTSEGAIIGTPAYMAPEQAAGDPGVDHRADLYSFGCLAYEVLTGFPPFRGTAPEILAGHLGTPPPSLAALRADLSPSVVRIVDQCLRKAPAERPASAREVLDVLEAPIMAPARRLRFPRATLGVAGAVLVLAVGVWRVNAGAVVASGQASTSLSPVVLLPFRNAERDTALDYMASALPSHVAEQLGAPPDVLPFIATRDLEAARDSARRERLGSAGVRSIVEGEVHRVGDSVASDVRVVDVTTGERRFHVRVSAGSRQFAELVRLLTDSLRARLALPPPPVGPPETKVSEAWRLVSEAEYLARLDPSDARVQALYSSASSLDPGWYRPFIGLSDYMGIAIVAQAGTRMDSSRASMAEYYGQLALTHAVASPAALAAARIRLALPRFLLGKVAESMSDAHIAASLDSTDYHTQSLIGAWFKWSGQLDSAWKYKARSQRLAPWNAAELVGLAALQRCAGNRHEELELLTRAVDLLPNRERLVWLAEALAAAGRFDDAVAALERATPDEIRALRARAGTKNGIAQWRLIREHQARARLARLNAQGASPRRLMMEWIEAFEGTGQRDSATAVLAEWITSGAPKLSLQRFCIHPLDAFRRDTRVQALVRASSWPLAEFDTVRMRELAPTLR; from the coding sequence ATGAGCCGCGACGACTCGTTTCTTCCTCCACAGTGGGAATCGATCGCGCCGCAGCTTGATCGCCTCCTGGAGGCCGACCCGGGTGGCCGAGCGCAGCTGCTCGCGGAGATCACCGGCGAAGACGCTGAGCGCCGCCGCGTCCTTGAGCAGCTGCTGGCGGAGTGCGAGCGTGACATGCCCCTGCTCGATGGCTTGGCGAGCGACCGCCTGGCCGACCTCGCGCGCGCCGGCGACTCGTTGGATGTCGAACCGCCGACCATGCTTGGCGGGCGCTACCGGATCGGCGATGAGCTGGGGCAGGGAGGCATGGCGCGCGTCTTTCGGGCGGAGGATATTCGGCACGGACGATCGGTCGCGGTAAAGGTGATCCGCCCGGAATTGTCGGCGTCGTTGGGGCGCGGGCGCTTCCTCCGCGAGATCGAGATGGTGGCCCGGCTGCGCCATCCGAACATCATGCCGCTCTTTGACTCCGGTGAAGACGACGGTGTCCTGTACTACGTGATGCCGCTCGAGGCGGGGGCATCACTCAAGGCACGACTGGCCCACGGGGCGCCGCTCTCGCTCACCGAACGCCTGTCCATTCTCCGCGACGTGGCGCGCGCGATCGCCCATGCGCATGCGGAAGGCGTGGTGCATCGCGATATCAAGCCGGCCAATGTGATGCTCTCTGGCGGCGCGGCAGTCGTCGCCGACTTCGGCATTGGCAAGGCGATCACGGTCGCGCGCGATGCGGGCGCCGACGCGCACGTCACCTCCGAAGGCGCGATCATCGGCACCCCCGCCTACATGGCCCCGGAACAGGCAGCGGGCGATCCCGGGGTCGACCATCGCGCGGACCTGTATTCCTTCGGTTGTCTCGCCTACGAGGTCCTGACGGGGTTCCCGCCATTTCGTGGCACGGCGCCGGAGATCCTCGCCGGTCACCTTGGCACACCGCCCCCGTCCCTTGCCGCGCTACGCGCCGATCTTTCGCCGTCTGTGGTGCGAATCGTCGATCAGTGCCTGCGCAAGGCTCCGGCCGAGCGACCGGCGTCTGCCCGTGAGGTGCTCGACGTCCTCGAAGCACCGATCATGGCACCGGCGCGTCGCCTGCGTTTCCCGCGCGCGACCCTCGGTGTGGCCGGCGCGGTGCTGGTTCTTGCCGTCGGCGTGTGGCGCGTTAATGCCGGCGCCGTCGTCGCATCAGGACAGGCTTCGACCTCGTTGTCACCGGTGGTGCTTCTCCCCTTTCGCAACGCGGAGCGTGACACGGCCCTGGACTACATGGCGAGTGCCCTCCCGTCGCACGTCGCCGAGCAGCTCGGGGCACCTCCAGACGTGCTCCCGTTCATTGCGACCCGGGACCTTGAGGCTGCTCGAGACAGCGCCAGGCGGGAGCGCCTCGGCAGTGCCGGCGTCCGATCCATCGTGGAGGGGGAGGTTCACCGCGTCGGCGACTCCGTGGCGAGCGACGTCCGCGTCGTGGACGTCACGACAGGAGAACGGAGATTTCATGTGCGGGTCTCGGCCGGCTCCCGGCAATTCGCGGAGCTCGTCCGCCTCCTCACCGATTCCTTGCGTGCGCGCCTTGCGTTGCCGCCTCCTCCGGTGGGGCCACCCGAGACGAAGGTTTCGGAGGCGTGGCGCCTGGTGTCCGAGGCCGAGTACCTGGCTCGTCTCGATCCATCCGACGCTCGAGTCCAAGCGTTGTATAGCAGCGCCAGTTCGCTGGATCCGGGGTGGTACCGCCCGTTTATCGGATTGTCGGACTACATGGGGATTGCCATCGTGGCACAAGCAGGCACCCGGATGGATTCGTCGCGGGCGTCGATGGCAGAGTACTACGGCCAGTTGGCCCTCACGCACGCTGTCGCGTCGCCCGCCGCGCTGGCTGCGGCTCGCATCCGGCTTGCGCTACCGCGTTTCCTCCTTGGCAAGGTTGCGGAGTCCATGTCAGATGCCCACATCGCGGCATCGCTCGATTCGACGGACTACCACACACAGTCGTTGATCGGCGCCTGGTTCAAGTGGAGCGGTCAACTGGATTCCGCATGGAAGTACAAGGCGCGCTCGCAGCGACTGGCGCCGTGGAATGCCGCGGAGCTTGTCGGCCTTGCGGCCTTGCAGCGCTGCGCGGGCAACCGCCATGAGGAGCTGGAACTGCTCACCCGCGCCGTCGACTTGTTGCCGAATCGCGAGCGGTTGGTCTGGTTGGCCGAAGCGCTGGCGGCCGCTGGGCGGTTCGATGACGCCGTGGCGGCATTGGAGCGGGCCACGCCTGACGAGATCCGCGCCCTTCGCGCACGTGCCGGTACAAAAAACGGAATAGCGCAGTGGCGCCTGATACGGGAGCACCAGGCGCGGGCGAGGCTCGCGCGACTGAACGCTCAGGGTGCATCGCCGCGTCGCCTGATGATGGAGTGGATCGAAGCCTTTGAGGGAACGGGGCAGCGCGACTCGGCCACGGCGGTCCTGGCCGAGTGGATCACGTCGGGGGCGCCGAAGTTGAGTCTCCAGCGCTTCTGTATCCATCCGCTCGATGCCTTTCGACGGGATACCAGGGTGCAGGCCCTGGTACGGGCGAGCTCGTGGCCGCTCGCGGAGTTCGACACCGTGAGGATGCGTGAGCTCGCACCTACCCTCCGCTAA
- a CDS encoding helix-turn-helix domain-containing protein, translated as MTAEPHPVDHESPREALDRLTREVYDELRVIARRQLALRAGSGTLSTTGLVHEAWLKLRAQDRISWKDEMHFLALASLAMRHVLVDRAKARYTQKRGGFPRHQALDLDIIPTDDQPELLLQLNDAIDRLAAVDLRLAQVVDCRFFGGLSDQEIATAMGVTPRTVQRDWLKARMLLRRAMAP; from the coding sequence GTGACCGCTGAGCCGCACCCAGTCGACCACGAAAGCCCGCGCGAGGCGCTTGACCGGCTCACCCGTGAGGTCTACGACGAGCTGCGGGTGATCGCTCGGCGTCAACTCGCCCTTCGCGCCGGCAGCGGGACGTTGTCGACGACCGGCCTGGTGCACGAGGCCTGGCTCAAGCTGCGGGCGCAGGATCGCATCAGCTGGAAAGACGAGATGCACTTCCTGGCCCTCGCGAGTCTCGCGATGCGCCATGTGCTGGTTGACCGCGCCAAGGCTCGATACACGCAAAAGCGGGGCGGATTCCCTCGGCATCAGGCGCTCGATCTCGACATTATTCCGACCGACGATCAGCCGGAACTCCTGCTGCAGCTGAACGACGCAATCGATCGCCTGGCCGCCGTAGACCTCAGGCTGGCCCAGGTGGTGGATTGCCGGTTTTTTGGCGGACTGAGCGACCAGGAGATCGCCACTGCGATGGGCGTCACGCCGCGGACGGTCCAGCGTGATTGGCTCAAGGCGCGCATGCTCCTGCGGCGTGCGATGGCGCCATGA
- a CDS encoding Ig-like domain-containing protein, with amino-acid sequence MRCMLNDSRWWRGRYGAVCVAALGGMLACGAPHEPSGPPPAAVLRIPGEPQLSLKVGAAVPLSVVALDARGAEVPVVGTWSSSDTGVAHVNTEGVVRAVGYGEATITVLHGGGGATVLVSTHPSGLRVRPAPSGVTVEEGDSHVVVAEFFDENGDVIVVPWDVYWEVSAGVPLVPGGVKQTQLLRELPAGEVDVIATSGPLRASLRLRVRPGGEPKLRAHQFTLWVDALPGGRMAFYPDLLVVAPFDATIMQLDFKRNRRSLCATVPVSAGVVTPLFDFIPYDVSWQDEAIPLGTAVDVHINVQRADGSLQAFLGLGLVTARERRLSDYGITNHPWAFC; translated from the coding sequence ATGAGGTGCATGTTGAACGATTCCCGTTGGTGGCGTGGGCGCTATGGCGCCGTCTGTGTTGCCGCGCTCGGCGGCATGCTGGCCTGCGGCGCGCCGCACGAGCCGTCCGGACCACCCCCAGCAGCCGTGCTTCGGATTCCGGGTGAACCCCAGTTGTCCCTGAAAGTTGGTGCAGCGGTTCCGCTATCGGTCGTTGCGTTGGACGCGCGTGGTGCCGAGGTGCCCGTCGTCGGAACCTGGAGTTCATCTGACACCGGTGTGGCACACGTGAACACTGAGGGAGTCGTGCGTGCGGTTGGATATGGCGAGGCAACCATCACCGTGCTCCATGGCGGGGGGGGCGCAACGGTGCTGGTGTCGACACATCCCAGTGGCTTGCGCGTCCGACCGGCTCCGAGCGGCGTGACCGTCGAGGAGGGAGACTCCCATGTGGTTGTCGCCGAGTTCTTCGATGAAAATGGCGACGTCATCGTGGTGCCATGGGATGTCTACTGGGAGGTGTCAGCGGGCGTCCCGTTGGTGCCCGGGGGCGTCAAGCAAACGCAGCTTCTTCGAGAGCTGCCCGCCGGCGAGGTCGACGTGATCGCTACGTCAGGTCCGTTGCGCGCATCGCTGCGATTGCGTGTCCGTCCTGGGGGGGAGCCGAAACTCAGGGCCCATCAGTTCACGCTGTGGGTTGACGCGCTTCCCGGTGGGCGGATGGCCTTCTACCCGGACCTCCTCGTCGTCGCGCCGTTCGACGCCACGATCATGCAGCTCGACTTCAAACGAAACCGAAGGAGCCTGTGCGCCACCGTGCCGGTGTCGGCCGGAGTCGTCACGCCGCTCTTTGACTTCATCCCCTACGACGTGTCCTGGCAGGATGAGGCGATCCCTCTGGGCACTGCGGTGGACGTGCACATTAACGTTCAGCGCGCCGACGGGAGCCTGCAGGCGTTTCTCGGACTAGGCCTCGTGACCGCGCGCGAGCGCAGGCTGAGCGACTACGGCATAACCAACCACCCGTGGGCCTTCTGCTGA
- a CDS encoding Ig-like domain-containing protein produces MMRRRRHPGVLVCRVARLLRAAVHLGAVGWVLACGAPREVSGPAAVVSLRIPGEGQRLLEVGAAVQLSVVAVDAQGGEVLVRGTWTSSDAGVARVDAPGVVRAVGVGQATITVSHSGRAATVTVSTVPSGLRVRLRPDGAAVVVGETYQVVAEFLGSNGAVIAVPWDVRWDASDGAALSPGDEEHTMWLRVVSAGVLDLTARSGRLSATLRLRVLTRDEARLEVVSFTVWADSLAEGRMAFYPDLVVVAPLDVVVGRLDFVNFGAGACGSAPLARAATTPLFDFIPYDFYWRGAATAPRTPVEAIITYRHTDGSHNTARATGVVLMRPRATVIDYGTAGFVWNSC; encoded by the coding sequence ATGATGCGGCGCCGCCGTCATCCGGGGGTGCTGGTGTGTCGCGTGGCGCGACTGCTTCGCGCCGCCGTCCATCTCGGAGCCGTGGGCTGGGTGCTCGCGTGTGGCGCACCCCGCGAGGTCAGCGGCCCTGCCGCGGTCGTCTCGCTCAGGATCCCTGGCGAAGGGCAACGACTGCTTGAGGTCGGAGCGGCTGTTCAGCTGTCGGTCGTGGCGGTGGACGCGCAAGGCGGGGAGGTCTTGGTCCGCGGGACGTGGACATCTTCGGACGCCGGTGTGGCGCGCGTGGACGCGCCGGGGGTCGTGCGCGCGGTAGGGGTTGGCCAGGCGACCATAACCGTGAGCCATAGCGGGCGTGCGGCGACGGTGACGGTGTCGACCGTTCCCAGCGGACTCCGCGTGCGCCTGCGCCCTGATGGAGCGGCCGTCGTTGTGGGCGAGACCTATCAGGTCGTCGCGGAGTTCCTGGGTTCGAATGGCGCGGTCATCGCGGTGCCGTGGGATGTCCGCTGGGACGCGTCAGACGGTGCTGCGTTGTCGCCGGGGGACGAGGAGCACACGATGTGGTTGCGTGTGGTTAGCGCAGGTGTGCTCGACCTGACGGCGAGGTCGGGTCGGCTGAGCGCAACGCTTCGTTTGAGGGTCCTCACCCGGGACGAGGCACGACTTGAGGTCGTGAGTTTCACCGTGTGGGCGGATTCGCTCGCGGAGGGGCGGATGGCGTTCTACCCCGACCTGGTCGTCGTCGCGCCGCTCGACGTCGTGGTTGGCCGGCTGGACTTCGTGAACTTCGGCGCGGGGGCGTGCGGGTCGGCACCCCTCGCACGCGCGGCCACCACGCCCCTGTTCGACTTCATTCCCTACGACTTCTACTGGCGAGGCGCCGCGACTGCGCCGCGCACCCCGGTCGAGGCAATCATCACCTACCGGCACACCGACGGAAGCCACAACACAGCGCGGGCGACTGGTGTGGTACTGATGCGTCCACGAGCTACCGTCATCGACTACGGCACCGCCGGCTTTGTCTGGAACAGCTGTTGA